The genomic stretch gactcaaaagtaaagtagcaattatacataaaacactgaaccataatcttcaaatacaaaaacaaaatttaataaaatactcaaaaagacaatAAGATAACAGCACATTCCTCTTTCCATATACTAGACTaaagttgtacaaatgctctttctttcctagcgctattagagcatggaaaggtttgcctgagctagcctggaaaaccagtgacttggcagaaattAGGCCATTTGTTatacatgcatgactgaatgcatgacgcgtaggacgtaaccatcatcttttttgtagtaacatctgtatcatattagataagttttttttgttttgagtcACTAGTGCCTGTGTATGCACAAACTAGTTGACCTTTATTGTTGTACTTATTTGAGCTTATAAAGTGTGTAAGACATGACTAGGTAGGAAGAGGGCACACTATATATAACAGAGTGCTGCAGGAGACGCCTTCTACAGCATTGAATGTCAAGAGAAACAAATTTATACGTTTATATTATTACGTATTTCTTAGCGTGTTCAAGAAGGCCGGCCGCCTAGAGTCTCCAATTGATCAGAGCCtcgcacagaaaaaaaaataattcttgatatcaaaaatgtaaaacttggatcaaatctcaaatatAACAGTTGTAAGTCTCACTCTAGCTCAAGGTCTACGTGACTGTTTTGGTCTACTTGTTACACTACCTATGTCAGACCAACCTTGTTTATTTCCAATAGTAAATATGTGAAAACGTGATTCCGAGTCTGTTACATCAAAAGGCAAAAGAAAAGTGTGAGACTGCAAAGAGGGGTTTTATTATATATCACCATTGATTTTTTTAACTAAACAATTATATtgcgttttctttttaattttatggtgttaatttttatttttctattttatttggggcctCCAAATTAGCTTCGCCTAGGCCCTaaggcctccaattacctaaggcaGGCATTGGTTTGATACATATGtcaaagttttttctttttaggatTTACTATCCAGAAAATgcttaaaacataaaatagatTCCACTACTTTGTATATCAattatatcaactaaaatattaACTATACTACTATATCTATTTAGTCCAATCCGTTTTTAATATGTGTACGTACTTTTTCAGTTCTAGTCACGTTTCTTGTGTTTCGAAGACAGCAAACTACGAAGAGAGAAAGCTGATAAGATCACCATGCTTCTTCAAGTATTTCCAGTTCTTCTACTGTGTTTGCTCAGTGGACTAGTCGCGGGAGAAAAGTTGAGTAGGAATGAGCAAGAAGTTATTGAGGCTTACAGGGAGTTAAGAAAGGTCAGAAAATAAAGAATTAATTCCCTTAGTGTATATAGCTAGCTAGTTACAACTTACAATTGAAGTAGATAAATACATTAATtactactagtcgaccggcggcgtagtctacgccgctattttgcagggccggccataggccacagaaacctATACGACAATTACTATATTTTATTTGGATACGGATTTGTGTAAATGAAGGATATAAGTCTATTGTCTAGGTATGGGAACagcttgtttgtttgtcaaatgtttgacatgtttcggatgttccttcagagttgaagatagtttacttcctagtccaaacctccctcaggacgacgggggatgggagcgggcagggtttgaatcctcgaccgtcgataaatccgaacgacagtccagcgcgcaaaccgcatgaccaggcagctttTTGAGGTCTTCACCGTTTAttgacaaaagaaaaaacaataaaaaataaaacttaaaaaaaaatcataataatttaaatttttgaggggaaaaaattaaaaactttcaAATGATTAGCAAAAAATTACGAATTTAGTTTAAAACGTGTATCTCATCAGcgttacttttgtttttgttttttgttaagcTGACTGCATGGTGACTGATCGGTAAAGGGCCTTGCTTCCGAACCAAGGGTGAAGActggggatttttaatttcgggatcttgggGCTCCTATGAGTctacccagctgtaatgggtacctgacattagttagtgaaaagtaatggcggttggtctttgtgctggccacatgaaaccctcgtaaaccgtaggccatagaTGTAGATAACCTTtccatcatctgtcctatagaccacaaggtctgaaaggggactttCATTCTTTAAAACTGCAAGGAGGCGAaagtaagtaagaatagaaAGTTCTCTGTGGTAAGATTTAATTCCCCTTATTTTGTGtgcaatttaattaataatattaagtGATGATTTAATAGTATTAAGTgagaatttaataatattaagtGACCATTTCAtgagggatttttttttcaggtggcCGAAACGTTAGAAGAATTCAAAGATCAACCAGAAGATGCAGAGCTGGAGAAAAAACGAAAAGATTTGTTGGAAACTCTACAAACTGCTGCCAGCATATTCTGTAAGGTGGTGAACGCttttaaaagggaaataaccgaGGAAATGCAAACAGAAAAAAGAGACTTTAACTCCCTTCTTCAAGCTGCTAAGGCAGTCTGCCAAGCGCCAACTGTTGGTCAAGCGTTGCTGAATGCTGCGAAGTCACTTTGCAGCTCCAACAATGTAGGCAAACGAGAAACCCAAAGTCTGAATGATCTAACTGATGCGCACCAAGTGAACAGAAGAGGATTCTGGGACTTCTTGGTGGAGAACGCTGCTAGAATATTTTGTTCCGTGGTCAACAACTTCCGTAGAGATTTGGCCAATTTACAAGAGCAAAGCGACGAGGCAGAGTCAGGAAGATAAGAGAGAATGGGAGAGGCTATTGCGACATTAGAGCTGCCAACTTTAAATCAAGTATACAGTAGATTGTACTTTTTGTTCTAGAGAAAAATGCACACAATTCTACGTgtaaatttccctttttttaaaatatagacattTAACATCTTTAAAAATGTGCTTATGTGCTTCACTTctatgttcatatttttatttgcaaATGTTATGTAAGAAGAACCTGTCATAGACGTTGTTTAATTTTTAGCAATGAATTTTGAATAAATAGCTAATTTCTactgtaaacattttcttttttattattttgatcgAGAGAAGAGCgaaacatatttctttttaagaatTAAACTAGGGGAGGtaatacattaataaagtgATGCGCTGTTACATTGATATCCAGCAACACATGTAGCCAAACAATGATTtacacaacaaaacaataatttaaaggCAACAAAACAATGATTTATAGACGACAAAACAATGctttacacaaaacaaaacaatgatttATAGATGTCAAAACAATGAATTACAAATAACCAAACAActattcacacacacaaaaaaagtgctTTACACACAATAAAACAATGGTTTACAGACAATGAAACAATGGAGTTACACACAGCAAGACAATGAtttacagacaaaaaaaataaatttatagacGACAGAACAACGATAATATCTATCAACGCTGCAAAATTTATCTCACTTTTTCTAAccactaaaattattttccattaactaattaactaatttgtttttctattgattAGCATAtcacaaagtttcaacttgatcctagaatagCAAgtttacaaaatttgtaccagactgacaaaaaatgagtctgtataagcttttttattgaaaaaaaaacatgctctctctctttctttctctatttctcttatcTAAAAATCCAACTAACGATATCCATGTTAATAATTCCAATTCTGTCTAGCTTATCTTTTCCTGATTTACCGCTGACACTAAATAATGTAGAGATAAAACTGAAGCAGTGTTGTTACGGTAATTGTCTCACACATTGCTTATCAGATAGTAATTGTACTTCGCACGCAATATATTGTAAATGTACAGTATATAACTGACTGGAAATTCTGTACTATCGTCAGATCAGAATCACATGAGATAAGTGGTAAATGCTTAATACTCTTATACTTTCTAAAAACATTAatatgaactttttaaaaacgttACATTTCACTTACATTATAGCTTCCTTTCTAATGGCGTGTTCTTAAACAAACGTCCGCTTACATAATTTATCATTGCTAATAAGATTAAGTCgattacaaatttttaaaacatttgtataAGCTTATGTACATTGTTTGAACTACCCATTGGACTATTTCCAAAAATAGTTGAAAGTATAAATTGTATCTTCTTATAATTCACACAACATGTAAGAAATGGCAATGTCAGAAAAAACAAGTTTGAACGGCTATACGTGAGTTCCTCTCCACCCCctacaccaacaacaacaaaacaaagaggGAGGGGGGTAGCTTGGAGATGTTCTAGGATTTAGACCATCATCACGTGCTACCCTGTAGTATAAAGACGTCAAACTACGTTAAGATATAACTTACAAAGCATCTCATCTGTAGATATGAGATTGAGTTTGTAGCATACTCTTGTTGCTCTGATAAGACAAAATCATTATGGACTTTAAATTTTTCATTTCGACTCATAACAATCTTCTTcattatttatactttttaaaattttcagttaaatgaaaaattgaatgtttttttttttatttttttttaactgagtgGAACAGGTTTATgataattaaagaaataaattttattttgattatttcaaTAGTGATTGTATTCTATTCGTTTTTAATTTGCATTTGTATTCTTAATGTAGTTAGTATTTAtataagtttaattttaattttttttttacaaagctattgTGAATGCGTTATTTCATCTTGAGTTCTAGCATTCTGGGCAGGCTAAATCGAAACACAGTAGTAAAGTTATTTctgaaaactttttgtttttagtgtgTATTTTATACCGCCACTATGAGGTTTCTTGGGCCATCACACAATCCAAATGCAGTCGTAATCAAGCTACGTCTGGAGAATGGTCATCGACTTCGAAAGTTCAGGCTTTCAATGACGATTGGTCTCTCACCAGCCTCACAAGAAAGCATTAATtaacaaaagtggtcatcatcgtaTTAAGATGGAAGAACTGCACATATTAACAGAATTACATATTATGttaatacataaacaaaataattacaaaaatcaagatctttctctttcagagtggtgaaatattaatttcaaaatgacaCTTCACTTTTTGACTGTTGTACTGCTGCTTATTCATGGTCTTGCTACTGGCATCGATGTAACTGATAATGAACAAACTAGCAATGAATTGAAGGAAGCGCCAACGGTAAttagtgttttctttattattaagCTTGATAGTGTAAATAGTGACTGTTTTAGTTCACATTTATTTCTGAGCATttgacttacttagacttagatcctctgCCGCCATTCGTTGCAACATGTCTTTATAGAAATCGATGTCGATCAATTTCTGCAGCATCTTCCAGCTGAGGTCCACTGTCCCGGGGTCTTTCCGAAAGGCGCGATCCTGTTTGCGTTTACCAGGTATCAGCCTCCAAGTCTTTGCTTCTCTTAGAATGCGCGATTCATTCTGTCGGAGGACATGTCCCACAAATCTCAAGCAATGCTCGGTCACAGCTCCATTAACATTTGGGGTGTCCGTTCggcatatacttttttttagtttatgagCCGAGCTAAGTGGCTCTTTAAATTCGTCTCTGGGTAACATCATTTAGCCTTTGGTTTCTTGGCCTCACCTTCATGTCTTGTATGCAATGCAACGTCGTCAGCAAGGTTCAAGTCCTTCAATAGAGTCAGTTCACGCCATGGAATTCCGATGGCAGTTTGGTTCATTGTTCTCCTCACTTTTGCAGTCGAAGGGTAGAAGGAAGTGGAAGGGAGACAATTTGCATACCTGTTTCTCTCTCGATGTGAAGGAACTTGGTTGTTTCTTTCGTCTGTTGTAATGCAACAACTAGATTGACTTTAGAGATGGTGTAGACTCTGGACGAATGTTTCAGAAATACCATATTCTCTATTTCCTATAATGAAACTCGGCGGACACTATTCGAAGTATTCGAAACTGATCATTCTCCGTTCTTGGTATTCCAGACTTCGTTCTTTGATGATTCCGCAGAACGAAGAACTACTCAGTAAATGATCTCTCTTTTTTGAGAGCCTCAATGCTCTTTCCTGTGTCTTTCATCCATAATCAACTGAATAGAGTGTGGTCATCCATTTGGTCATCCATTTGTTGCAGTCTTTCAGATTACCCTTTTCAGAAAATTTTGCTATCACCCCTACAATTTTTGGCCATTGCCGCTAGTAAATAAGACATGGGTTAGGCAAGGTAATTTTCTTTACtgattttaattttcattaaaataacCCTTAAGGTActtaaaatataacttttgtgttcatagataaaataatataatataaaataatataaattaatataatttctGTAAGGTTGTTTTTGCCAGACCGTAAATAGGTATAAACACTCTATTACCTATGAAATTCTTTCACCGGCATGTGTTTCAAATAGcatctgacaaccagtccacaTCCTGGCCTTCTGGCATAACTTAAATAGATATTGGGTCATGTGGAACTGCGACAAGTGACATAAGGGTTGAAGTCGAGCCTAAGCCGGTAAACTTCAGGCAAGAGAATTTCGTTAGCCTCGGCTGGCTACTGACGTACGATAAGGGGAAGTCAAAATCCAATCCTGGATTCAAACTTGAGAAAGACTTCGGGAGTCAGCCCCAAGAAAAAACAGGAGCCGCTGATACTTAAGCAGGTTGTAGCACACAAAGGTACACTTTGGAAGAACCTTCGACGCCGCCgagtaaggggggggggctgctgtgtgggcgacaacgATCCGACCATAGCCAGTGCTCAAACTTTCATTTCATTCTATGAGATAAGCCAAAGTCATTCCACTTCAGAACGAAGCCAACaacaatataaagtaaaaaataattaaattaaaaaaaaactactaaataatctaatctaatctaatctaatctaatctaatctaatctgatctaatctaatctaatctaatataataaaatataatataatataatataatataatataatataatataatataatataatataatataatataatataatataatataatataatataatataatataatataatatttcagACTGCACTCCAAGAAATCGATACAGTTTACAATGTGAATGAGGACGTCACACTGGCCAGGAACAAGAAAGCTCTGATGGCAACGCTGAAGGTTGTCGTTGAttcattttgtaaattgttaaaaatatttggcGGACGAAGTATCCGCGATGATCTTGATGTTGATCTCACCGAAAAGAAGGAGATTCAAACCGATAAAAGAGCCTTGACCCTTGCTACCCTTGTCACTGTTGGTAAAGTTATTTGCACTGCTAATACAGCTGTCAACATTCTGAATAACGTCAGAAATTTTTGCCGAGTGATCAACGCTGGTAAGAGAGACATCCAGAGCCCTGAAAGTGTCATCGATGAAGAGGAACATCAACCAGAGAAAAGGAATTTTAACTGGTTGTTAAACAGTGCTCGAGAGATTTGCAAATGGTTAGATCGTAATGGGAGGGACACTGAGAAAGTGGAGGAACTCTACTCGGGCACTGAATATCAAGTCGATAGAAGGGATTTTAAAGAGATTTGGtagtttttaaaacatcatttgAGACTGTCACTAGTAATGGAGATTTTTACGAAAAGAAAACTACACAATGTCTAGGACAATAATTGAACTTTAGTGTTACCAACTAAAAAAGAATTGAACTTTAGTGTTACCAACTAAAAAAGAATTGAACTTTAGTATTACTAACTAAAAAAGAATTGAACTGTAGTGTTACCAACTGAAAAAGAATTAAACTTTGGTTTTACCAATTAAGTTAAAAAGAATTGAGTTGTAGTATTCATAATATATCAATGCTTGGCACTTCATCTTCGTATCCAATTTCCCCGATACTTCTAGTTAGTcctcatttgtttttttatttaaattgaaaatgtaaTGATTCTTCCactaagaaattattttatactACGAAGGACTCATTTCCGAATTCGCTTTTATGCAAACTTACTTATAGGCTAATGTTGTCTCAGTAGTTAAAGTAGTTAATTTTGCGTTTTCCAAAATCCTTTTTGTATGAactatgacacacacacacaatattaattttaataaaggtGAAACATGtcaatgtgttttgatttattgtatgtgtgtgtggtttgTGTGTATCAGTGTCTGCGATAGGCcctaaaaaaatcgattttcgtttaaacttttgttaaataaaaaaaaaaacaattcttaaAGTTTTAGACTTTAGATATTCAAAACaccttaaatataaaaaaacaaagacagtCAACGCATCGTGTTATACAGAGTTCTGTTTCAGAAtgtgtttgtttaaatttaaaacttgcaatctatagtagggcagatgatgtaaagatcgtcttgtttctatggccgacgtctaacaagggtgtcatgaagccagcacattgaccaaccgtctttatttttccaaattaTTCTCACATTCCTCTAAAAGTTGTTTGGACTCAAGGGCGTCCTAAAAtggaaaatcccagtcttcaacgtGATTCAAACCTGAGACCCCCCTCGaatcggaagccaagcgatttaccactCAACTGCCTCGCCGCGTCTTattcaaaatacaaatataaaaagtttacagagacagtttgtgtaaaaacgctaactcaaaatcggccctcaaAGTGGTCCTCTCAGGCAGTTAAAAAGGCATGTTCCAATATTTTCAGATAGAATGtaagaaactatgaactacaaactatcaacaacgaCAACCCTATCCCCTTTGATACAAAAAGAAGGGACAAACTCTTGTCGCAGTGTTACCGatactgttgtattgttagttcgactaacgacttgataccgCTGGATACGGAGACTTACcagtgttattattattgcattgttaatctttatatatattcaATGAATTATAGTTATGAAGATAAAGTTAAATCCAAGTTttcacttacaaagaccacatcacgaatgaagagttTTACAAACAATCAATTAAATACATCTTTTTTACAATACAAGTATTCCATTCGTATCTTTGcagaaacaaaaaactaaaaccagGGAGGGTGGACACGGATcacgaaaacggctctaacgattttccttgaaatttgacagttgctgtAATTCATTAGGGaaaaaattactagctcgttggctaaACTGGGAAAAACTGTAGTTTATTCTTTAAAATTGTtcatggtaaaaaaaatgtattaacttTACTTTGTGCTTGGCTAGAGAACGATAAAATATCTTGGACGCTTTaaacgtcttcgggtatttccgcattcattgaaatgtttcataaattaatgttcaggaaaattttgcgcatcgtcttctaagtctagatctaaaagcctTTCATTGGAACAGTGGCTAGGGTAGAAGAAGGGATCCAAATTCAAAAGTCCCTGGCAAACACTTGAGAGGGGCCCTCAAATAAAGtgtcttaattttttaaaaattaaatattaaatattaggaCACCACCATGTAATCTTCTATTCGCGTGGAGTCAAAACTATTAGACAgcattctgtggcattttacgtctcgagagacgatcttttccctttgcaacttcttgtgtgactaaagagaccaatccttgatacacagctgctgtcattggttgggcatatataatcaccaggcgccgttgcattatcaccatttttctgcttctgttgtgtacgCCATCTgtaatccgagacccttcctttatgctctctctccatgtagatctatccagtgccacttttcccCAGCTGCAAGTGTCGATTtcgaagagcttcatgtcgcgtttgtatacatccgtataccagcggctctcctgccttctctTAGAttgccatacagaatgtcctgtggaagtcgacctactggcattctacgaacgtggccaagccagccaaggcgtctgttGCTGATAACACAGCAGATGTCCTGGCACTCTGCTCTTCCTCATTGCTGATTTTATCtgtcactttattttaaagatccgcttTAGCATCAGAGTTGGAAGACATTTagcttttttcctgccatgagtaggttgaccatgtttcacttccgtatagcaaagtgcttATCACACATGTCCGGTAGagt from Biomphalaria glabrata chromosome 9, xgBioGlab47.1, whole genome shotgun sequence encodes the following:
- the LOC129928351 gene encoding uncharacterized protein LOC129928351, translating into MTLHFLTVVLLLIHGLATGIDVTDNEQTSNELKEAPTTALQEIDTVYNVNEDVTLARNKKALMATLKVVVDSFCKLLKIFGGRSIRDDLDVDLTEKKEIQTDKRALTLATLVTVGKVICTANTAVNILNNVRNFCRVINAGKRDIQSPESVIDEEEHQPEKRNFNWLLNSAREICKWLDRNGRDTEKVEELYSGTEYQVDRRDFKEIW
- the LOC106050805 gene encoding uncharacterized protein LOC106050805: MLLQVFPVLLLCLLSGLVAGEKLSRNEQEVIEAYRELRKVAETLEEFKDQPEDAELEKKRKDLLETLQTAASIFCKVVNAFKREITEEMQTEKRDFNSLLQAAKAVCQAPTVGQALLNAAKSLCSSNNVGKRETQSLNDLTDAHQVNRRGFWDFLVENAARIFCSVVNNFRRDLANLQEQSDEAESGR